A genome region from Penaeus monodon isolate SGIC_2016 chromosome 14, NSTDA_Pmon_1, whole genome shotgun sequence includes the following:
- the LOC119580769 gene encoding rhodopsin-like, whose amino-acid sequence MANQPVAAAFFGEQNSFDASKYTNPYGNYTVVDTVTEDMLPFIDPHWYQFPPLNPLWYSLVGFFNFVCAVLAICGNFTVMYIFSTTKSLRTPSNYYVVNLALSDFTLMFFMCPPLIINSYYQTWIFGPMACWLYAAIGSLTGCCSIYTMVLITMDRYNVIVKGIGGKPLTSGRAMMNILFCWVTAAFWTFVPFFGWGKYTPEGNMTACGTDYFSKDINNMSYLYLYAIWCYPIPLSIIVYSYFFIVKAVSEHEKQMKEQAARMGVKSLRGDKDMQKKSNDCKLAKIALMTVTLWFMAWTPYAMINMAGFNYPSLVTPLFSIWGSVFAKANTVYNPIVYAISHPKYKSALYQKMPWLSCQGEPADGDSKSTASNSTCAEDKA is encoded by the exons ATGGCGAACCAACCCGTCGCGGCCGCCTTTTTCGGCGAGCAGAATTCCTTCGATGCCAGCAAGTACACGAACCCCTATGGCAACTACACCGTGGTGGACACCGTCACGGAGGACATGCTGCCCTTCATCGACCCTCACTGGTACCAGTTCCCTCCTCTCAACCCCCTGTGGTACTCCCTGGTAGGGTTCTTCAACTTCGTGTGTGCAGTCCTGGCCATCTGCGGCAACTTCACTGTGATGTACATCTTCAGCACAACCAAGTCCCTGCGCACGCCCTCCAACTACTACGTGGTCAACCTGGCTCTCTCAGACTTCACGCTCATGTTCTTCATGTGTCCCCCGCTCATCATTAACAGCTACTACCAGACTTGGATCTTCGGGCCGATGGCGTGTTGGCTGTACGCTGCCATTGGGTCCCTCACCGGCTGCTGCTCCATCTACACCATGGTCCTCATCACCATGGACAGATATAATGTCATCGTAAAG GGAATTGGAGGAAAACCTCTCACTTCCGGCCGCGCAATGATGAACATCTTGTTCTGCTGGGTCACGGCCGCCTTCTGGACCTTCGTTCCCTTCTTCGGCTGGGGGAAGTACACCCCCGAGGGCAACATGACCGCCTGCGGGACCGACTACTTTTCCAAGGATATCAACAACATGTCTTACCTTTACTTGTACGCAATCTGGTGTTACCCTATTCCTTTGTCCATCATTGTCTACAGCTACTTCTTCATCGTGAAGGCGGTGTCGGAGCACGAAAAGCAGATGAAGGAACAGGCTGCTAGAATGGGCGTCAAGAGCCTACGCGGCGACAAGGACATGCAGAAGAAGTCCAATGACTGCAAACTGGCCAAGATTGCCCTGATGACGGTAACCCTGTGGTTCATGGCCTGGACTCCCTACGCGATGATCAACATGGCGGGCTTCAACTACCCTTCCCTCGTGacgcctctcttctccatctgggGCTCCGTCTTCGCCAAGGCCAACACCGTCTACAACCCCATTGTCTATGCCATCAGCCATCCCAAGTACAAGTCGGCCCTGTACCAGAAGATGCCCTGGCTGAGCTGCCAGGGCGAGCCCGCCGACGGCGACTCCAAGTCCACTGCCTCGAACTCGACCTGCGCCGAGGACAAGGCCTGA
- the LOC119580770 gene encoding rhodopsin-like, which produces MANQPVAAAFFGEQNSFDASKYTNPYGNYTVVDTVTEDMLPFIDPHWYQFPPLNPLWYSLVGFFNFVCAILAICGNFTVMYIFSTTKSLRTPSNYYVVNLALSDFTLMFFMCPPLIINSYYQTWIFGPMACWLYAAIGSLTGCCSIYTMVLITMDRYNVIVKGIGGKPLTSGRAMMNILFCWVTAAFWTFVPFFGWGKYTPEGNMTACGTDYFSKDINNMSYLYLYAIWCYPIPLSIIVYSYFFIVKAVSEHEKQMKAQAARMGVKSLRGDKDLQKKSNDCKLAKIALMTVTLWFMAWTPYAMINMAGFNYPSLVTPLFSIWGSVFAKANTVYNPIVYAISHPKYKSALYQKMPWLSCQGEPADDDSKSNASNSTSAEDKA; this is translated from the exons ATGGCGAACCAACCCGTCGCGGCCGCCTTTTTCGGCGAGCAGAATTCCTTCGATGCCAGCAAGTACACGAACCCCTATGGCAACTACACCGTGGTGGACACCGTCACGGAGGACATGCTGCCCTTCATCGACCCTCACTGGTACCAATTCCCTCCTCTCAATCCCCTGTGGTACTCCCTGGTAGGGTTCTTCAACTTCGTGTGTGCAATCCTGGCCATCTGCGGCAACTTCACTGTGATGTACATCTTCAGCACAACCAAGTCCCTGCGCACGCCCTCCAACTACTACGTGGTCAACCTGGCTCTCTCAGACTTCACGCTCATGTTCTTCATGTGTCCCCCGCTCATCATTAACAGCTACTACCAGACTTGGATCTTCGGGCCGATGGCGTGTTGGCTGTACGCTGCCATTGGGTCCCTCACCGGCTGCTGCTCCATCTACACCATGGTCCTCATCACCATGGACAGATATAATGTCATCGTAAAG GGAATTGGAGGAAAACCTCTCACTTCCGGCCGCGCAATGATGAACATCTTGTTCTGCTGGGTCACGGCCGCCTTCTGGACCTTCGTTCCCTTCTTCGGCTGGGGGAAGTACACCCCCGAGGGCAACATGACCGCCTGCGGGACCGACTACTTTTCCAAGGATATCAACAACATGTCTTACCTTTACTTGTACGCAATCTGGTGTTACCCTATTCCTTTGTCCATCATTGTCTACAGCTACTTCTTCATCGTGAAGGCGGTGTCGGAGCACGAAAAGCAGATGAAGGCACAGGCTGCTAGAATGGGCGTCAAGAGCCTACGCGGCGACAAAGACTTGCAGAAGAAGTCCAACGACTGCAAACTGGCCAAGATTGCCTTGATGACGGTAACCCTGTGGTTCATGGCCTGGACTCCCTACGCGATGATCAACATGGCGGGCTTCAACTACCCCTCCCTCGTGacgcctctcttctccatctgggGCTCCGTCTTCGCCAAGGCCAACACCGTCTACAACCCCATTGTCTATGCCATCAGCCATCCCAAGTACAAGTCGGCCCTGTACCAGAAGATGCCCTGGCTGAGCTGCCAGGGCGAGCCCGCCGACGACGACTCCAAGTCCAATGCCTCGAACTCGACCAGCGCCGAGGACAAGGCCTGA